From Hyalangium ruber, the proteins below share one genomic window:
- a CDS encoding imm11 family protein — protein MSPRFFRLADDVHVPHRWHLDTPIDPQGRKLRDWDFKRGAPVQVTGRLKIPIEVEGRPLDFSEAGIRTPVVHVKVAAMLAERAPSDVQLIPADIEGQPDQYLVLVATRLIRCIDEEASEVSFWKPEHGVPEKVGQYMGVDRLRIDKAKVGNAKVFRPDGWEVVLIVSEELKDALERMGATGTRFEEV, from the coding sequence ATGTCCCCGCGCTTCTTCAGGCTCGCCGACGACGTCCATGTCCCCCACCGCTGGCATCTGGATACGCCCATCGACCCTCAGGGCCGCAAGCTGCGCGACTGGGACTTCAAGCGAGGAGCGCCCGTGCAGGTGACGGGCCGGCTGAAGATCCCCATCGAGGTTGAAGGCAGACCGCTGGACTTCTCAGAAGCAGGAATCAGGACTCCCGTCGTCCACGTCAAGGTGGCCGCCATGCTGGCGGAGCGGGCTCCCAGCGACGTGCAGTTGATCCCCGCGGACATCGAGGGCCAACCGGATCAGTACCTCGTCCTCGTGGCAACGCGCCTCATCCGCTGCATCGACGAAGAGGCGTCCGAGGTGAGCTTCTGGAAGCCAGAGCATGGGGTGCCCGAGAAGGTCGGGCAATACATGGGCGTGGATCGCTTGCGCATCGACAAGGCGAAGGTGGGCAACGCCAAGGTGTTCCGTCCTGACGGCTGGGAGGTCGTTCTGATCGTCTCCGAGGAGCTCAAGGACGCCCTGGAGCGCATGGGCGCCACGGGCACGAGATTCGAGGAGGTCTAA
- a CDS encoding type II secretion system protein GspG, translating to MSNPPTRSFPIGRVILAVVALCVVVLVAARGLRGPKDPSWSAIHTDFNALKAALEKYRADGGSLPEEGALDFLVPKYLPAIPVDPWGRPYVYSSNGTVVFLASLGQDGLRGGAGADQDHTIHDGHQP from the coding sequence ATGAGCAACCCCCCGACTCGTTCCTTCCCCATCGGCCGCGTCATCCTGGCGGTGGTGGCGCTCTGTGTGGTGGTGCTCGTGGCGGCGCGCGGGCTGCGTGGCCCGAAGGACCCCTCCTGGAGCGCCATCCACACGGACTTCAATGCGCTGAAGGCCGCCCTGGAGAAGTACCGCGCCGACGGTGGCTCCTTGCCCGAGGAGGGCGCGCTGGACTTCCTCGTGCCCAAGTACCTGCCCGCCATCCCCGTGGACCCGTGGGGCCGGCCCTACGTCTACTCGAGCAATGGCACGGTGGTGTTCCTCGCCTCGCTCGGGCAGGACGGGCTGCGCGGCGGCGCCGGGGCCGACCAGGACCACACCATTCACGATGGCCACCAGCCTTGA
- the agmC gene encoding adventurous gliding motility protein AgmC translates to MKTLTVKNLLRTALVAVLACALPAVAGPDNFALGNGQDGALAVSTTNVVVNSYTQVTAPAAPGDTSLTVSAPAGFTAGKLVMVHQSTGVVPVPPSGGSNSYDLIAADPVGRWELARIASVSGNTLNLTAPLFNAYTANVTQLVLVREYTSVTVDAGASLTAQAWNGTTGGILAFLATGDVLLEGDLSVEGKGFRGGVYVADSNVNRTGCTGIDEPAPAGGQKGEGIANTRYGAAVTGRGQVLNGGGGGVCSRSGGGGGGNAGAGGQGGNTDSVFDPTLGRPVGGIGGARLLYTDVFNRMTFGGGGGAGHGNFIGTRTGGAGGGILFMRAMNLDGGGTINVSGVQGTSATNIAAGNGGGGGGTAYLRFASLANCFVLAQGGPGGGTNAGSRFVGPGGGGGGGYVLLQSGVGLCALGLDGANAGQTATRPPGQSDSYYGAIGGNPGTPRVLTEGYPLLSPPVVVTPANGSATNDTTPTYSGTLPGTFPAGTEIIIYVDGAPVGTVPVDASGNWSFTPTAPLAQGSHTVNAVASVPGQSVQSVLSNTNTFTVDLTAPTVAVTTPAEGSSTNDSTPTYSGTVEAGSTVSITVDGTVLGNAIVTGTTWTFTPTVPLADGPHTVTATATDTAGNTATDSNAFTVDTVATVAVLVPADGSATNDSTPTYSGTVEAGSTVVITVDGTVVGNATVTGTTWTFTPVVPLVDGPHTVIATATDTLGNTATDSNSFTVDTLVAVDVLTPADGSSTNDTTPTYSGTVEAGSTVVITVDGTVVGNATVTGTSWTFTPTVPLADGPHTVTATATDALGNIGSDSNTFTVDTLVAVDVVTPANGSTTNDSTPTYSGTVEAGSTVVITVDGTVVGTATVTGTSWTFTPTTPLADGPHTVTATATDTLGNTGTDSNTFTVDTVVTVSVTTPAEGSTTNDSTPTYSGTVEAGSTVSISVDGTVVGTATVTGTTWTFTPTTPLADGPHTVTATATDTLGNTGSDSNTFTVDTVVTVSVTTPAEGSTTNDSTPTYTGTVEAGSTVVITVDGTVVGNATVTGTTWTFTPTTPLADGPHMVTATATDALGNTGSDSNTFTVDTLVAVEVLAPAEGSTTNDSTPTYSGTVEAGSTVVITVDGTVVGNATVTGTTWTFTPTTPLADGPHTVTATATDTLGNTGSDSNTFTVDTVVTVSVTTPAEGSTTNDSTPTYTGTVEAGSTVVITVDGTVVGNATVTGTTWTFTPTTPLADGPHMVTATATDALGNTGSDSNTFTVDTTVTVSVTSPADGSSTNDSTPTYTGTVEAGSTVVITVDGTVIGNATVTGTTWTFTPTVPLADGPHTVTATATDALGNTGSDSNTFTVNTLVVVDVVTPAEGAVINDTTPEYSGTVGAGSTVVISVDGVVLGNATVTGTTWTFTPTTPLPDGIHTVTATATDTLGNTGSDSNTFTVDTVVTVDVQEPANGSVTNNATPTYSGTVEAGSTVVITVDGIVLGSATVTGTTWTFTPTTPLADGAHTVTATATDTLGNTGSDSNTFTVDTIVTVSVTTPSEGATGIDPLPTYSGTVEADSTVVITVDGTVLGNATVTGTTWTFIPTTPLAAGPHSVTATATDAVGNTASDTNAFTVGSIAPGIPVVTYPTPGLVTNDPTPPYAGTADPGSIVTIIVDGNVVGTVTADETGHWTLDDSTVVLPDGPHTVTAVATDPDTNETTESAPVDFVVDTTPPDTTIVSGPSGETNSPDATFDFSSPEPGVTYECSLDGGDFVPCSDPVTFEDLEEGDHTLVVRARDSAGNVDPTPETRTWTYRRIVDRDFLGDGIGCAATGGDPSSLAMMGMAVLSALLARRRQR, encoded by the coding sequence ATGAAGACTTTGACTGTGAAGAACCTCCTCCGCACCGCGCTCGTGGCGGTGCTCGCCTGCGCGTTGCCCGCCGTTGCCGGACCCGACAACTTCGCGCTCGGCAACGGTCAGGATGGCGCGCTCGCGGTGAGCACGACCAACGTGGTCGTCAACTCCTACACCCAGGTCACCGCGCCCGCGGCGCCGGGAGACACCTCGCTCACCGTGAGCGCCCCCGCGGGCTTCACGGCGGGCAAGCTGGTGATGGTGCATCAGTCGACGGGCGTCGTGCCCGTGCCGCCCTCGGGTGGCTCCAACTCCTATGACCTCATCGCGGCCGATCCGGTGGGGCGCTGGGAGCTGGCGCGCATCGCGAGCGTGAGCGGAAACACGCTCAACCTGACGGCGCCGCTGTTCAACGCGTACACCGCGAACGTGACCCAGCTCGTCCTGGTGCGCGAGTACACCAGCGTCACGGTGGACGCGGGCGCGAGCCTCACCGCGCAGGCGTGGAACGGGACCACCGGTGGCATCCTGGCCTTCCTGGCCACGGGGGACGTGCTGCTCGAGGGTGACCTCTCGGTGGAGGGCAAGGGCTTCCGCGGCGGCGTCTACGTGGCAGACTCCAACGTGAACCGCACGGGCTGCACGGGCATCGACGAGCCGGCGCCCGCGGGTGGCCAGAAGGGCGAGGGCATCGCCAACACGCGCTATGGGGCCGCGGTTACCGGGCGCGGGCAGGTGCTCAACGGCGGCGGTGGCGGTGTGTGCTCCCGCTCCGGTGGCGGTGGCGGCGGTAACGCCGGCGCGGGCGGCCAGGGTGGTAACACCGACTCGGTGTTCGACCCGACGCTGGGCCGGCCGGTGGGCGGCATCGGCGGTGCGCGGCTGCTCTATACGGACGTGTTCAACCGCATGACGTTCGGCGGTGGTGGCGGCGCGGGCCACGGCAACTTCATCGGGACCCGGACCGGCGGCGCGGGCGGTGGCATCCTCTTCATGCGTGCCATGAACCTGGACGGCGGTGGCACCATCAACGTCAGTGGTGTGCAGGGCACCAGCGCGACCAACATCGCCGCGGGCAATGGTGGTGGCGGTGGCGGCACCGCCTACCTGCGCTTCGCCTCGCTGGCCAACTGCTTCGTGCTCGCTCAGGGTGGACCCGGAGGCGGCACCAACGCGGGCTCGCGGTTCGTGGGGCCCGGTGGCGGCGGCGGCGGCGGCTACGTGCTGCTGCAGTCCGGCGTGGGCCTGTGCGCGCTCGGCCTCGATGGCGCCAACGCGGGCCAGACGGCCACGCGTCCCCCCGGTCAGTCGGACTCGTACTATGGCGCGATTGGCGGCAACCCCGGCACTCCCCGCGTGCTGACAGAGGGCTACCCCCTGCTGTCGCCGCCCGTGGTGGTGACGCCGGCCAACGGCTCCGCCACCAACGACACGACGCCCACGTACTCGGGCACGCTGCCCGGCACCTTCCCGGCGGGCACCGAGATCATCATCTATGTGGATGGAGCCCCGGTGGGGACCGTGCCGGTGGATGCCTCTGGCAACTGGTCGTTCACGCCGACCGCGCCGCTGGCGCAGGGTTCGCACACGGTGAACGCCGTCGCCTCCGTTCCGGGGCAGTCGGTGCAGAGCGTCCTGAGCAACACCAACACCTTCACGGTGGACCTCACCGCTCCGACGGTGGCTGTGACGACGCCGGCCGAGGGCTCGAGCACCAACGACTCGACGCCGACCTACAGCGGTACGGTGGAGGCGGGCAGCACCGTCTCCATCACCGTGGATGGCACGGTGCTGGGCAATGCCATCGTGACGGGCACCACGTGGACGTTCACGCCGACGGTTCCTCTGGCCGATGGCCCGCACACGGTGACCGCTACGGCCACGGACACGGCGGGCAACACCGCCACCGACAGCAATGCCTTCACGGTGGATACGGTGGCGACCGTGGCCGTGCTGGTGCCGGCGGATGGCTCGGCCACCAACGACTCGACGCCGACTTATAGCGGCACGGTGGAGGCCGGTAGCACCGTGGTTATCACCGTGGATGGCACGGTGGTGGGCAACGCCACGGTGACGGGTACCACGTGGACGTTTACGCCTGTCGTCCCGCTGGTCGATGGTCCGCACACGGTGATCGCCACGGCCACCGATACGCTGGGCAACACCGCCACCGACAGCAATTCCTTCACCGTGGACACCTTGGTCGCGGTGGACGTGCTGACTCCGGCCGATGGCTCGAGCACCAACGACACCACGCCGACCTATAGCGGTACGGTGGAAGCGGGCAGCACCGTGGTCATCACCGTGGATGGCACGGTGGTGGGCAACGCCACGGTGACGGGCACGAGCTGGACGTTCACGCCGACGGTCCCGCTGGCCGATGGTCCGCACACGGTGACGGCTACCGCCACCGACGCGCTGGGCAACATCGGCAGCGACTCCAACACCTTCACCGTCGACACCCTGGTCGCGGTCGATGTGGTGACGCCGGCCAATGGCTCGACGACCAACGACTCGACGCCGACCTATAGCGGTACGGTGGAGGCGGGCAGCACCGTCGTCATCACCGTGGACGGCACGGTGGTGGGCACTGCCACGGTGACGGGCACGAGCTGGACGTTCACGCCGACCACGCCGCTGGCTGATGGCCCGCACACGGTGACCGCCACGGCCACCGACACGCTGGGCAACACGGGCACCGACTCCAATACCTTCACCGTCGACACCGTCGTCACGGTGAGTGTGACGACGCCCGCCGAGGGCTCGACGACCAACGATTCGACGCCGACCTACAGCGGTACCGTGGAGGCGGGCAGCACGGTCTCCATCTCCGTGGACGGCACGGTGGTGGGCACTGCCACCGTGACGGGCACTACCTGGACGTTCACGCCGACCACGCCGCTGGCTGATGGTCCGCACACGGTGACGGCCACCGCTACCGACACGCTGGGCAACACGGGCAGCGACTCCAATACCTTCACTGTCGACACCGTCGTCACGGTGAGCGTGACCACGCCCGCTGAGGGCTCGACGACCAATGACTCGACGCCGACCTACACGGGTACGGTGGAGGCCGGTAGCACGGTCGTCATCACCGTGGATGGCACGGTGGTGGGCAACGCCACCGTGACGGGCACCACCTGGACGTTCACACCGACCACGCCGCTGGCTGATGGTCCGCACATGGTGACGGCTACCGCCACCGACGCGTTGGGCAACACCGGCAGCGACTCCAACACCTTCACTGTCGACACCTTGGTCGCGGTGGAGGTGCTGGCTCCGGCCGAGGGCTCGACGACCAACGACTCGACGCCGACCTACAGCGGCACGGTGGAGGCCGGTAGCACCGTGGTCATCACCGTGGACGGCACGGTGGTGGGTAATGCCACGGTGACGGGCACTACCTGGACGTTCACGCCGACCACTCCGCTGGCCGATGGTCCGCACACGGTGACGGCCACCGCTACCGACACGCTGGGCAATACGGGCAGCGACTCCAATACCTTCACTGTCGACACCGTCGTCACGGTGAGCGTGACCACGCCCGCTGAGGGCTCGACGACCAATGACTCGACGCCGACCTACACGGGTACGGTGGAGGCCGGTAGCACGGTCGTCATCACCGTGGATGGCACGGTGGTGGGCAACGCCACCGTGACGGGCACCACCTGGACGTTCACACCGACCACGCCGCTGGCTGATGGTCCGCACATGGTGACGGCTACCGCCACCGACGCGTTGGGCAACACCGGCAGCGACTCCAACACCTTCACTGTCGACACCACCGTCACGGTGAGCGTGACGTCTCCGGCGGACGGCTCGAGCACCAACGACTCGACGCCGACCTATACCGGTACGGTGGAGGCGGGCAGCACCGTCGTCATCACCGTGGATGGCACCGTGATCGGCAATGCCACGGTGACGGGCACCACGTGGACGTTTACTCCGACCGTCCCGCTGGCCGATGGTCCGCACACGGTGACGGCTACCGCCACCGACGCGCTGGGCAACACCGGCAGCGACTCCAACACCTTCACGGTGAATACCCTGGTCGTGGTCGATGTGGTGACGCCGGCCGAGGGCGCGGTCATCAATGACACGACGCCGGAGTACAGCGGCACCGTGGGCGCCGGCAGCACCGTCGTCATCAGCGTGGACGGCGTCGTGCTGGGCAATGCCACTGTCACGGGCACCACCTGGACGTTCACGCCGACGACTCCGCTGCCCGATGGCATCCACACGGTGACGGCCACCGCCACCGACACGCTGGGCAACACCGGCAGCGACTCCAACACCTTCACTGTCGACACCGTCGTCACGGTGGATGTGCAGGAGCCGGCCAATGGCTCGGTCACCAACAACGCGACGCCGACCTACAGCGGTACGGTGGAGGCGGGCAGCACCGTCGTCATCACCGTGGATGGCATCGTGCTGGGCAGCGCCACCGTGACGGGCACCACCTGGACGTTCACGCCGACCACGCCGCTGGCGGATGGCGCCCACACGGTGACCGCCACGGCCACCGACACGCTGGGCAACACCGGCAGCGACTCCAATACCTTCACCGTCGACACCATCGTCACGGTGAGCGTGACGACGCCCTCCGAGGGCGCCACCGGCATCGACCCGCTGCCGACCTACAGCGGCACGGTAGAGGCGGACAGCACCGTCGTCATCACCGTGGACGGCACCGTGCTGGGCAATGCCACCGTGACGGGCACCACCTGGACGTTCATCCCGACCACGCCGCTGGCGGCCGGTCCCCACTCGGTGACCGCCACGGCCACCGATGCGGTGGGCAACACCGCCAGCGACACCAACGCCTTCACTGTCGGCAGCATCGCCCCGGGCATCCCCGTGGTGACCTACCCGACCCCCGGCCTGGTGACGAACGACCCCACGCCTCCCTACGCCGGAACCGCCGACCCGGGCAGCATCGTCACCATCATCGTGGACGGCAATGTGGTGGGCACCGTCACGGCGGACGAGACGGGCCACTGGACGCTCGACGACTCCACCGTGGTGCTGCCCGATGGCCCGCACACCGTAACCGCCGTCGCCACCGACCCCGACACTAACGAGACCACCGAGTCCGCGCCGGTGGACTTCGTCGTCGACACCACGCCTCCGGACACCACCATCGTCTCCGGACCCTCGGGCGAGACGAACAGCCCGGACGCCACGTTCGACTTCAGCTCCCCCGAGCCCGGCGTGACGTACGAGTGCAGCCTCGATGGCGGCGACTTCGTCCCGTGTTCCGACCCCGTCACCTTCGAGGACCTCGAGGAGGGTGACCACACCCTCGTGGTCCGCGCGCGCGACAGCGCCGGCAACGTGGACCCGACGCCCGAGACCCGCACCTGGACCTATCGCCGCATCGTCGACCGCGACTTCCTCGGCGATGGCATCGGCTGCGCGGCCACCGGCGGTGATCCGTCGTCCCTGGCGATGATGGGCATGGCGGTGCTCTCCGCGCTGCTCGCCCGTCGGCGCCAGCGCTGA
- a CDS encoding adenylate/guanylate cyclase domain-containing protein: MSASSPLFGDLLLKLGLVTPSQVQEALALQALTGQRVGEALISLGYVTREQIQDALGEALGLTSDKAPSHPPLGELLVGLKYISLGQLEEALAFQRKDGRKLGEILVEMGHCTYKQIYEALSLQGRISGRQEAPRPSTEGKHRVMVVDDSPLACAFVQEGLEALGYEVVSFQDPYAALDRVTKVQPAIVLTDLDMPGLDGVELCRRLKDGPARQVPVIILTANDSETERVQGLRAGADDYVNKSASMDELSARIESVMRRTGETERMRKLFARYTSDAVVEEILKSPDTVVLTGEKREVTVLFADIRNFTGLAESLPPEQVVGVLNQVLGRLSDAVLTCGGTLDKFLGDGLMAVWGAPVHRPDDALRALQAAKMMMLAMMELRQEAEAEMVANGYEGKPLVLELGIGINSGVVVAGNIGGSMRTEYTCIGDAVNVAARLCALAGGGEILVGERTHWLVQGKEVTFEELPPVLLRGKQQKVPLFKLVT; encoded by the coding sequence ATGAGTGCCTCCAGTCCCCTCTTCGGTGACCTCCTGCTCAAGCTCGGGCTCGTCACGCCCAGCCAGGTCCAGGAGGCGCTCGCCCTACAGGCCCTCACCGGCCAGCGCGTGGGCGAGGCCCTCATCTCACTGGGCTACGTCACCCGCGAGCAGATCCAGGACGCGCTCGGCGAGGCCCTGGGCCTCACCAGTGACAAGGCCCCCTCGCACCCGCCCCTGGGCGAGCTGCTCGTGGGGCTCAAGTACATCTCCCTCGGTCAGCTCGAGGAGGCGCTCGCCTTCCAACGCAAGGACGGGCGCAAGCTCGGCGAGATCCTCGTCGAGATGGGCCACTGCACCTACAAGCAGATCTACGAGGCGCTCAGCCTCCAGGGCCGCATCTCCGGCAGACAGGAGGCGCCTCGGCCCTCCACCGAGGGCAAGCACCGCGTCATGGTGGTGGATGACAGCCCCCTGGCCTGCGCCTTCGTGCAGGAGGGCCTCGAGGCCCTGGGTTATGAAGTGGTTTCCTTCCAGGACCCATACGCCGCGCTGGACCGAGTGACGAAGGTGCAGCCGGCCATCGTCCTCACGGACCTGGACATGCCTGGGTTGGACGGCGTCGAGCTGTGCCGCCGGCTCAAGGACGGGCCCGCGCGGCAAGTGCCCGTCATCATCCTCACCGCCAACGACAGCGAGACCGAGCGCGTGCAGGGCCTGCGCGCCGGCGCCGACGACTACGTCAACAAGTCGGCCTCCATGGATGAGCTGTCGGCGCGCATCGAGTCCGTCATGCGCCGTACCGGCGAGACGGAGCGCATGCGCAAGCTGTTCGCGCGCTACACCTCCGACGCCGTGGTGGAGGAGATTCTCAAGAGCCCCGACACCGTGGTGCTCACCGGTGAGAAGCGCGAGGTGACGGTGCTCTTCGCCGACATCCGCAACTTCACTGGCCTCGCCGAGAGCCTGCCTCCCGAGCAGGTGGTGGGCGTGCTCAACCAGGTGCTCGGGCGGCTGTCGGACGCGGTGCTCACCTGCGGCGGCACGCTGGACAAGTTCCTCGGCGATGGGCTCATGGCCGTGTGGGGCGCGCCCGTGCATCGGCCGGATGACGCGCTGCGGGCGCTGCAGGCCGCCAAGATGATGATGCTGGCCATGATGGAACTGCGCCAGGAGGCCGAGGCGGAGATGGTCGCCAACGGCTACGAGGGCAAGCCCCTGGTGCTGGAGCTGGGCATCGGTATCAACTCGGGCGTGGTGGTGGCCGGCAACATCGGCGGCTCCATGCGCACCGAGTACACCTGCATCGGCGACGCGGTGAACGTGGCCGCGCGCCTGTGCGCCCTGGCCGGCGGTGGAGAGATTCTCGTGGGCGAGCGCACGCACTGGCTCGTTCAGGGTAAAGAGGTCACCTTCGAAGAGCTGCCTCCCGTGCTCCTGCGCGGTAAGCAGCAGAAGGTCCCTCTCTTCAAGCTGGTGACATGA
- a CDS encoding OmpA family protein, producing MNEATPRAGTPVGGLRRAGLKRSPSVLKRLLVLSVLLSGASALAQPEGLPEIELERLTLNPSASGSLLLGTGELLQRGGYRLSLTGHYENDPLVLFEDGLRVGSVVKHRVTGHLSGAYGLTRWLELSAQVPLVLVQRGDDLTARQVGRPAEGPALGTPYVGLRLALLSQRDDGDAVDLAVGVNAGLPVGNADALARESSLRTVPSIMVGRSFGLLRAALDAGVALRPRTIFSNDANVRDEVGDELRLGAALATTGEGLRGEVNVIAYIPFRREGNSVEALAGARLPLTESLEAYALAGVGFDNAPGTPTFRGLLGVAFGHTPPKCVAGGDHTPEECPDLDDDNDGVLNRADACPKEGGKVDAQGCPIQDADGDGVLDSDDRCPSVAGDAVLQGCPDTDKDGIEDAADTCPSVFGLAAFQGCPDTDKDGLQDSQDKCPTEAGPADRQGCPPRDADKDGILDEQDACPNEAGIPELKGCPAKDADNDTVADHLDNCPNEAGPVDNQGCPAQQKQQVVIKTGRIELKDTVYFDTAKATIQRRSFKLLDQVAKILIEHPELEKVSIEGHTDSQGKPAENLKLSQRRAESVRSYLIKKGVAAERLEAKGFGQERPIADNKTAKGRAANRRVEFLTTQREGAQQ from the coding sequence ATGAACGAAGCCACACCGCGTGCAGGCACGCCTGTCGGAGGACTCCGACGCGCGGGCCTGAAGCGCTCCCCGTCTGTCTTGAAGCGACTGCTGGTGCTCTCCGTGCTGCTGTCGGGCGCCTCCGCGCTCGCGCAGCCCGAGGGCCTGCCAGAGATTGAACTGGAGCGTCTGACGCTCAACCCCAGCGCCTCCGGCTCGCTGCTGCTGGGCACCGGTGAGCTGCTGCAGCGGGGTGGCTATCGCCTCTCGCTCACCGGCCACTACGAGAATGATCCGCTCGTGCTCTTCGAGGACGGGCTGCGCGTGGGCTCGGTGGTGAAGCACCGCGTGACGGGCCACCTGTCCGGCGCCTACGGCCTCACCCGGTGGTTGGAGCTGTCCGCGCAGGTGCCCCTGGTGCTGGTGCAGCGGGGCGATGATCTCACGGCGCGCCAGGTGGGTCGGCCCGCGGAAGGGCCGGCGTTGGGCACTCCCTACGTCGGGCTGCGGCTGGCGCTGCTGTCCCAGCGGGACGATGGGGACGCGGTGGACCTGGCGGTGGGCGTGAACGCGGGCCTGCCGGTGGGCAACGCCGACGCGCTGGCGCGCGAGAGCTCGCTGCGCACCGTGCCGAGCATCATGGTGGGTCGCAGCTTCGGGCTGCTGCGCGCCGCGCTGGACGCGGGCGTGGCGCTGCGTCCGCGCACCATCTTCAGCAATGACGCCAACGTGCGCGACGAGGTGGGTGACGAGCTGCGCCTGGGCGCGGCGCTGGCCACCACGGGCGAGGGGCTGCGCGGCGAGGTGAACGTCATCGCCTACATTCCGTTCCGCCGCGAGGGCAACTCGGTGGAGGCGCTGGCGGGCGCGCGGCTGCCGCTGACCGAGTCGCTCGAGGCCTATGCGCTGGCCGGGGTGGGCTTCGACAACGCTCCGGGCACGCCGACCTTCCGCGGCCTGCTGGGCGTGGCCTTTGGCCACACGCCGCCCAAGTGCGTGGCCGGTGGTGACCACACCCCCGAGGAGTGCCCGGACCTGGATGACGACAATGACGGCGTGCTGAACCGCGCCGACGCCTGCCCGAAGGAGGGCGGCAAGGTGGATGCGCAGGGCTGCCCCATCCAGGACGCGGACGGCGACGGCGTGCTGGACTCGGACGACCGGTGCCCGTCGGTGGCCGGAGACGCGGTGCTCCAGGGCTGCCCGGACACGGACAAGGACGGCATCGAGGACGCGGCCGACACGTGCCCGAGCGTCTTCGGTCTGGCGGCCTTCCAGGGCTGCCCGGATACGGACAAGGACGGGTTGCAGGACTCGCAGGACAAGTGCCCCACGGAGGCCGGTCCCGCCGACCGTCAGGGCTGCCCGCCGCGCGACGCGGACAAGGACGGCATCCTGGATGAGCAGGACGCCTGCCCGAACGAGGCCGGCATCCCCGAGCTGAAGGGCTGCCCGGCGAAGGACGCCGACAACGACACGGTGGCCGACCACCTGGACAACTGCCCCAACGAGGCGGGGCCGGTGGACAACCAGGGCTGCCCGGCGCAGCAGAAGCAGCAGGTGGTCATCAAGACGGGCCGCATCGAGCTCAAGGACACGGTGTACTTCGACACCGCCAAGGCGACCATCCAGCGCCGCAGCTTCAAGCTGCTGGATCAGGTGGCGAAGATCCTCATCGAGCACCCGGAGCTGGAGAAGGTGTCGATCGAAGGCCACACCGACAGCCAGGGCAAGCCGGCCGAGAACCTGAAGCTCTCGCAGCGGCGCGCCGAGTCCGTGCGCAGCTACCTCATCAAGAAGGGCGTGGCGGCCGAGCGCCTCGAGGCCAAGGGCTTCGGGCAGGAGCGCCCCATCGCCGACAACAAGACCGCCAAGGGCCGGGCGGCCAACCGCCGGGTCGAGTTCCTCACCACGCAACGCGAGGGCGCGCAGCAGTAA